In the genome of Trichomycterus rosablanca isolate fTriRos1 chromosome 24, fTriRos1.hap1, whole genome shotgun sequence, one region contains:
- the syt6b gene encoding synaptotagmin-6 yields the protein MAAGKLKEPENFLKAPVKISHTSPDIPADVQLSIHDHLLRRTRIARQTTEPTSSNRHSSFKKHLSRQMQHVTSLDRGSDILDSEEYLTSTAASLGRIQPELYKQSMQEVEDLSKSNTVKTCGRINFSLKYDYADGFLLVTILKAMDLPPKDLCGSSDPYVNVYLLPDSKHKFQTRVHRKTLNPTFNETFQFPVPYEQVAARKLHLSVFDFDRFSRHDMIGEVILDNLFEGSDLSRETFIWKDIRYANNESVDLGEIMFSLCYLPTAGRLTLTVIKCRNLKAMDITGYSDPYVKISLISDGKRLKKKKTTIKKNTLSPTYNEAIIFDIPPESMDQVSLHISVMDYDLVGHNEVIGVNRVGSHAEGLGKDHWNEMLAYPRKPIAHWHPLLEPKTSEKQWKTCTSSFDNQGSCPSSRLPNI from the exons ATGGCAGCTGGCAAGCTAAAGGAACCCGAAAACTTTCTAAAGGCACCAGTGAAGATCAGTCACACGTCACCGGATATCCCTGCAGATGTGCAGCTGTCTATACATGACCACTTGCTGAGACGCACTCGCATTGCAAGGCAGACCACTGAGCCAACCTCTTCCAACAG GCATAGTTCCTTCAAGAAGCACCTATCCAGACAGATGCAGCATGTCACCAGTCTGGACCGTGGGAGTGATATCCTGGATTCAGAAGAGTACCTCACCAGCACAGCAGCTTCACTCGGCCGCATCCAGCCTGAACTGTACAAACAGAGCATGCAGGAGGTTGAAGATTTGTCCAAGAGTAACACGGTCAAAACGTGTGGCAGGATCAACTTCTCACTCAAGTATGACTATGCAGATGGTTTCCTGCTTGTTACCATCCTTAAAGCCATGGACCTACCTCCAAAAGACTTATGTGGCAGCTCAGACCCCTACGTTAACGTCTACCTGCTCCCGGATAGTAAACACAAGTTCCAGACTCGAGTACACCGGAAGACTCTCAACCCAACATTCAATGAGACTTTCCAGTTTCCAGTCCCTTATGAGCAGGTAGCTGCGAGGAAGCTTCACCTGAGTGTGTTTGACTTTGATCGCTTTTCACGGCATGACATGATTGGCGAGGTGATACTTGATAACCTCTTTGAAGGTTCTGATCTTTCTCGGGAAACATTTATATGGAAAGACATCCGGTATGCCAATAAT GAGAGTGTTGATCTAGGAGAGATAATGTTCTCGCTATGCTACCTGCCCACTGCTGGACGACTCACTCTTACTGTCATCAAGTGCAGGAACCTCAAAGCCATGGACATAACTGGGTACTCAG ATCCATATGTGAAAATATCATTGATTAGTGATGGGAAAcgactaaaaaagaaaaaaactacaataaaGAAGAACACATTAAGCCCCACTTATAATGAAGCCATCATCTTTGACATTCCTCCGGAAAGCATGGATCAAGTCAGCTTACACATATCAGTTATGGACTACGATTT AGTGGGACATAATGAGGTCATTGGTGTGAACCGTGTTGGCAGCCATGCTGAAGGGCTGGGTAAAGACCACTGGAATGAGATGCTGGCATACCCTCGGAAACCTATTGCTCACTGGCATCCACTCCTAGAACCCAAAACATCTGAGAAACAG TGGAAGACATGTACTTCAAGCTTTGACAATCAGGGGTCGTGTCCATCTTCTCGACTTCCTAATATCTAA
- the olfml3b gene encoding olfactomedin-like protein 3A, with product MRILQIFLILLCGLAAAQQQTLMDYLERRLLAIEDRISLWHEQTSRYTSELREFKQQMVAQLEGLDKNKEALRSELDAVGARVDRVEREMDYLETQNGAQPCVDVEDKLVEQQVIVAKERNKAKYAKLTDCRDMIESIKGMKILKRVGGTKGMWSKDSGKVYLFNGTGEDTLYQFGSVRDFTSSQGVAAAKAVTLPTSWQGVGHVVYNNHLYYMRANEEIRLVKFDLQKSSEVDSAVFPAKDQLPVYTLNPETYVDLAVDEEGLWAIYATKENEKHISLAKVDPKTLSIEQMWDTPCLRENAEAAFVVCGTVYVAYNSKLPSRSRIQCVFDVSDMVTDDDAPTVYFPKRYGTHSSLKYSPMEQLLYAWDDGYQILYKLQMKKKLEV from the exons ATGAGAATCCTTCAGATCTTTCTTATTTTGCTCTGTGGACTGGCTGCAGCCCAGCAACAGACCCTAATGGACTATTTAGAAAGGAGACTACTGGCTATTGAG GATCGCATCTCCCTATGGCACGAGCAGACGAGCCGCTACACTTCAGAGCTGCGTGAGTTCAAGCAACAGATGGTGGCTCAGCTTGAGGGCCTGGACAAGAACAAGGAAGCTTTGAGAAGTGAACTGGATGCGGTGGGTGCCCGTGTTGACCGGGTAGAGCGTGAGATGGACTACCTCGAGACACAGAATGGTGCGCAGCCCTGTGTGGATGTAGAAGACAAGCTGGTGGAGCAGCAGGTGATCGTAGCCAAGGAGAGGAATAAGGCCAAGTATGCAAAGCTCACAG ACTGCAGAGACATGATTGAAAGCATCAAGGGCATGAAGATCCTTAAGCGGGTGGGTGGCACTAAAGGCATGTGGTCCAAAGACTCCGGGAAGGTCTACCTCTTTAATGGCACTGGAGAGGACACTCTATACCAGTTCGGTTCAGTCCGGGATTTCACCTCTTCCCAAGGTGTTGCAGCTGCCAAAGCAGTCACTCTTCCCACTTCCTGGCAAGGTGTGGGCCATGTTGTATACAACAATCACCTGTACTACATGAGAGCCAATGAGGAGATAAGGTTGGTTAAGTTTGATTTACAGAAAAGCTCTGAAGTGGACAGTGCTGTGTTTCCAGCAAAAGACCAGCTTCCTGTCTACACCCTTAATCCAGAGACATACGTCGACCTGGCTGTAGATGAAGAAGGACTGTGGGCTATTTATGCTACAAaggaaaatgaaaaacacattTCATTAGCCAAGGTGGACCCAAAAACTCTGTCCATCGAGCAGATGTGGGACACTCCATGCCTGAGAGAGAATGCAGAGGCAGCTTTTGTGGTGTGTGGGACAGTCTACGTAGCCTACAACTCCAAGCTCCCCAGCCGCTCTCGTATCCAGTGTGTTTTTGATGTAAGCGACATGGTAACCGACGATGATGCACCGACTGTATATTTTCCTAAGCGCTATGGTACTCATTCAAGCCTCAAATACAGTCCCATGGAGCAGCTACTCTATGCCTGGGATGATGGCTACCAGATTCTTTACAAGCTGCAAATGAAAAAGAAGTTAGAGGTGTAA